A stretch of Branchiostoma lanceolatum isolate klBraLanc5 chromosome 14, klBraLanc5.hap2, whole genome shotgun sequence DNA encodes these proteins:
- the LOC136448682 gene encoding transcription factor atoh8-like gives MASPSYTCELPAEPDGNVSRVGEAPEPEREARPPRRNKRKAREPRKLTKRPKESDSEEDARLQVAPVDSATLQGEHATADRTDQHFALVSRLEGPTERFSFSSADAYPPSPVPWSMPTSPSSRQRGRPYKTLTRDKRIVANARERSRVHTISAAFESLRRAVPSYSYNQKLSKLAILRVACSYITALACLNGQDYSRHRASLEFAQCVDQCTRTLQMEGRSRSRRKE, from the exons ATGGCAAGCCCGAGCTACACCTGCGAGCTGCCTGCCGAACCCGACGGGAACGTATCCCGGGTCGGGGAGGCGCCTGAGCCCGAAAGAGAAGCCAGACCACCTCGGAGAAACAAGAGAAAGGCTCGGGAACCCCGGAAGCTGACCAAGCGACCGAAGGAATCCGACTCGGAGGAAGATGCCCGTCTGCAAGTCGCGCCTGTCGACAGCGCCACGCTTCAAGGCGAGCACGCAACAGCTGACAGAACAGATCAACACTTCGCGCTGGTGTCTCGACTGGAGGGGCCTACCGAGAGGTTCTCCTTCTCTTCGGCGGACGCGTATCCTCCCTCTCCCGTGCCCTGGTCTATGCCGACTTCCCCCTCGTCCAGACAGAGAGGCAGGCCTTACAAAACTCTCACCAGGGACAAGAGAATCGTAGCAAACGCCAGAGAACGTAGCCGGGTGCATACCATCAGTGCGGCGTTCGAAAGTCTACGGCGAGCGGTCCCTTCCTACTCCTACAACCAGAAACTCTCCAAGCTAGCGATCTTACGTGTGGCCTGTAGTTATATCACAGCCTTGGCCTGTCTGAACGGCCAGGACTacagcagacacagggccagcctGGAGTTCGCCCAGTGTGTGGACCAGTGCACCAGGACACTACAGATGGAAGGGCGCTCAAGATCTAGGAGAAAA GAATAG